Proteins encoded by one window of Rubinisphaera margarita:
- a CDS encoding valine--tRNA ligase: protein MAEIPKQYEPKDSQAKWYPFWEERGYFNAEPNPDKKPHVIMIPLPNVTGALHMGHALNGTIQDLLTRWRRMQGFEALWMPGTDHAGIATQAVVERRMFEQEGLTRHNIGREALVNRIWKWKDSYEKRILNQLKQLGSSCDWRRTRFTLDDVCSAAVRRTFLKLFRDGLIYRGKRLVNWDTFLQTAVADDEVFTEEVAGHFWTFHYPVVDDSGAPTGEKLFFSTTRPETMLGDTAMCVHPSDERYTDLVGKKVKIPLNGRLIPIIADALLADKELGTGCVKVTPAHDPNDYACGLRNQLEMINILNSDGTLNENGGDFQGQDRLDARKQIVAEMERQGYFEKVEERPIPLKHSDRSKTPIEPYLSDQWFVQMDELAQKAIDAVEDNRVRFFPSRYTKTYLDWLGEKRDWCISRQLWWGHRIPIWYCETCSENDLKQAFAAREDVSYRRDDEDRCWLICAETDLDPNALGPDHELRQDDDVLDTWFSSALWPHATLGWPNQEQNPPLNGEAAPSIGNNDVLDFFYPGSVLVTSRDIITLWVARMVLTGLYNMGDIPFSHVCIHPKILDGFGRTMSKSKGNGVDPMDLIDKYGTDAVRFTLASLAGETQDVKLPVGYEDPETGEVVPQLQEHTEAKPVDGVKPRIKFPRSKHELQYSSPNFEPDEGESVARMVSERFEYGRNFCNKFWNAARFAMLNLEGYKPGPVDVSSLPLEDKWILSRLSKVAGEVTTCLERYQFDMATRTLRDFTWNEFCDWYLEMIKPRLRDEEAKPEAQRVLVAVLDNLLRLLCPFVPFVTEELWQRLGELAPERGLPEPVAAEDAAIIAAWPQLPESWINADVESRFERLQETVVAVRNVRAVYSISPATPLKLRMRASAEIASEMNSVAGQFDNLAKTVLEAAGAEVERPEGSASFTIGDIDGYIPLEGVVDLHAELKRQEAEEKKLIGFVAGHEKKLQNEKFVSQAPADVVNNVRETLANQKSQLASVQEVIEQLRRMI from the coding sequence ATGGCTGAAATTCCCAAGCAGTACGAACCGAAAGACAGTCAGGCGAAGTGGTATCCGTTCTGGGAAGAGCGGGGTTACTTCAATGCGGAGCCGAATCCCGACAAGAAGCCGCACGTGATCATGATACCGCTCCCCAACGTCACCGGAGCGTTGCACATGGGGCATGCCCTCAACGGGACGATTCAGGACCTGCTGACCCGTTGGCGAAGGATGCAGGGCTTCGAAGCCTTATGGATGCCGGGGACCGATCACGCCGGGATCGCCACCCAGGCAGTGGTCGAACGGCGGATGTTCGAGCAGGAAGGGCTCACGCGGCACAACATCGGCCGCGAAGCACTGGTCAATCGCATCTGGAAGTGGAAAGACTCGTACGAGAAACGGATTCTCAACCAGCTCAAGCAGCTCGGCAGCAGTTGCGACTGGCGACGAACGCGGTTCACGCTCGACGATGTCTGTTCGGCTGCGGTTCGCCGGACGTTCCTCAAGCTGTTCCGCGACGGACTGATCTATCGCGGCAAGCGTCTTGTCAACTGGGATACGTTCCTCCAGACCGCTGTTGCCGACGATGAAGTCTTCACCGAGGAAGTCGCCGGGCACTTCTGGACATTCCACTATCCGGTCGTCGATGACTCAGGCGCTCCGACGGGCGAAAAGTTGTTTTTCTCGACGACGCGACCGGAGACGATGCTGGGCGATACCGCGATGTGCGTTCACCCGAGTGACGAACGCTATACCGATCTTGTCGGGAAGAAGGTGAAGATTCCGCTCAATGGCCGGCTGATTCCGATTATCGCCGATGCTCTGCTGGCGGACAAAGAACTGGGGACCGGGTGCGTGAAAGTGACTCCGGCGCACGATCCCAATGACTACGCCTGTGGACTGCGCAATCAACTCGAGATGATCAACATCCTCAACTCGGATGGTACGCTCAACGAGAATGGTGGCGATTTTCAGGGACAGGATCGTCTCGATGCCCGTAAACAGATCGTCGCCGAGATGGAGCGACAGGGGTACTTCGAGAAGGTCGAAGAGCGTCCGATTCCGTTGAAACACAGCGATCGTTCGAAGACGCCCATTGAGCCGTATCTGTCGGACCAATGGTTCGTTCAGATGGACGAACTGGCGCAGAAGGCGATTGATGCCGTCGAAGACAATCGCGTCCGGTTCTTTCCTTCGCGATACACAAAGACCTATCTCGACTGGCTGGGCGAGAAGCGGGACTGGTGTATCAGTCGTCAACTTTGGTGGGGTCACCGGATTCCGATCTGGTATTGTGAGACATGTTCTGAAAACGACCTCAAGCAGGCGTTCGCAGCTCGCGAGGATGTCTCTTACCGTCGCGACGATGAGGACCGCTGCTGGCTGATTTGTGCGGAAACTGACCTCGATCCCAACGCTCTGGGACCGGATCATGAGCTCCGTCAGGATGACGACGTTCTTGATACGTGGTTCAGCTCGGCTCTCTGGCCCCATGCGACTCTTGGCTGGCCGAATCAGGAACAGAATCCTCCGTTGAACGGCGAAGCCGCTCCCTCCATTGGGAATAACGACGTTCTTGACTTCTTCTATCCGGGTTCCGTCCTCGTCACAAGCCGCGATATCATCACGCTCTGGGTCGCCCGCATGGTGCTGACCGGCCTGTACAACATGGGCGATATCCCCTTCTCCCATGTCTGCATCCATCCAAAAATCCTCGATGGATTCGGCCGCACGATGTCGAAGTCGAAGGGCAACGGTGTCGATCCGATGGATCTGATCGACAAGTACGGCACCGATGCGGTCCGTTTCACTTTGGCTTCACTGGCCGGGGAAACACAGGACGTCAAGCTGCCAGTCGGCTACGAGGATCCTGAGACGGGCGAAGTGGTTCCGCAGTTGCAGGAACATACGGAAGCCAAACCGGTTGATGGCGTGAAGCCTCGTATCAAGTTCCCTCGTAGTAAACACGAGTTGCAGTACTCGAGCCCGAACTTCGAGCCGGACGAAGGGGAATCGGTCGCGAGAATGGTTTCGGAGCGATTCGAATACGGCCGCAACTTCTGTAACAAGTTCTGGAACGCCGCTCGCTTCGCGATGTTGAACCTCGAGGGTTATAAGCCGGGCCCGGTCGATGTCAGCTCGCTTCCGCTGGAAGACAAATGGATTCTGAGCCGGTTGTCCAAGGTCGCTGGTGAAGTGACGACCTGCCTTGAACGGTACCAGTTCGACATGGCGACCCGGACATTGCGGGACTTTACCTGGAATGAGTTCTGCGACTGGTATCTGGAGATGATCAAGCCGCGACTACGAGACGAGGAAGCGAAGCCGGAAGCACAGCGTGTGCTCGTGGCCGTGCTCGATAATCTGCTGCGACTTCTCTGCCCATTTGTTCCTTTCGTGACGGAAGAACTCTGGCAGCGGCTGGGCGAATTGGCTCCCGAACGCGGATTGCCCGAGCCGGTCGCCGCAGAAGATGCCGCCATCATTGCGGCCTGGCCACAGCTTCCCGAGAGCTGGATCAACGCCGATGTCGAATCGCGTTTCGAACGTCTGCAGGAAACTGTTGTTGCCGTTCGCAACGTTCGGGCGGTCTACAGTATTTCGCCGGCCACTCCACTCAAGTTGAGGATGCGGGCTTCAGCTGAGATTGCCAGCGAAATGAATTCAGTCGCCGGTCAATTCGACAATCTCGCGAAGACGGTGCTCGAAGCCGCCGGTGCCGAAGTCGAACGGCCGGAAGGCTCGGCCAGCTTCACAATTGGCGATATCGACGGATACATCCCGCTCGAAGGTGTGGTGGATCTCCATGCCGAACTGAAACGACAAGAAGCCGAGGAAAAGAAACTCATCGGTTTCGTCGCCGGTCATGAGAAGAAGCTTCAGAACGAAAAGTTCGTCAGTCAGGCCCCGGCCGACGTGGTGAACAACGTGCGGGAAACGCTCGCGAATCAGAAGAGCCAACTGGCCAGCGTGCAGGAAGTGATTGAGCAGTTGAGGCGGATGATCTGA
- a CDS encoding STAS domain-containing protein — MAFQEGCLTVYQAGVLTVVGFGGQDALANLNLAECRDDLVKLIKENHCKTLAFDLTGVRLIPSGTLGLIAAMRKLDVEVHIYNPSDDVRDVLEITKLDTLIEVHEVDITG; from the coding sequence ATGGCATTCCAGGAAGGTTGTCTGACGGTTTACCAGGCCGGAGTTCTGACGGTTGTCGGCTTCGGCGGCCAGGATGCGCTGGCCAATCTGAACCTGGCGGAGTGCCGGGACGATCTGGTTAAACTGATCAAGGAAAATCACTGCAAGACTCTCGCGTTCGATCTGACCGGCGTGCGGCTCATTCCCAGTGGCACGCTCGGATTGATTGCCGCGATGCGGAAACTGGACGTTGAAGTGCATATCTACAATCCGTCCGACGATGTTCGCGACGTGCTGGAGATTACTAAACTCGACACCCTGATCGAGGTCCACGAAGTCGACATCACCGGCTGA
- a CDS encoding serine hydrolase domain-containing protein, which translates to MSHAEEDWTNRRAWRSLVERVASLVDNDCFGAVGIQALNRVHSPVILRGNARPDEPVTEQSLFLVASLTKPVVAAATMSLVEAGVISLNQRVSEILPEWNRGERRRITIRQLLCHASGLPDQLPSNVELRNQRAPLDEFYRLTTEVPLDYPPGKGSRYQSMGYLVLGRLIEQLSGEPLPEFVRRTIFEPLQMHNTFLGAAEGPQRSAVLRRVIDVQLPREQADCSGHWNSDYWRSLGAPWGGMLSTPSDVLTFCREMLACYHGTGKLLSSASVREMCAPQLEFFEEMPKRERRFRSWGLGWRHNWKSHAETFGDCLPPLVVGHWGATGCLMWIDMQAESAAVICTTVPSSESRSQLVRLSNLVHTAVQQSQAHRQLTT; encoded by the coding sequence ATGTCGCACGCCGAAGAGGATTGGACTAATCGTCGTGCGTGGCGCAGTCTCGTTGAACGCGTCGCCAGTCTTGTCGATAACGATTGCTTTGGCGCGGTAGGAATTCAAGCCCTCAATCGCGTGCATTCCCCGGTGATTCTTCGAGGGAACGCCCGGCCTGATGAACCCGTCACCGAGCAAAGCCTGTTTCTCGTCGCCTCGTTGACGAAGCCCGTGGTTGCAGCCGCGACAATGTCGCTTGTTGAAGCCGGCGTCATTTCGCTGAATCAGCGAGTCAGCGAGATTCTACCCGAGTGGAACCGAGGCGAACGTCGACGAATCACGATTCGGCAACTCTTGTGTCACGCATCGGGATTGCCGGATCAGCTTCCCAGCAACGTGGAGTTGAGAAATCAGAGAGCGCCGCTCGATGAGTTCTATCGGCTCACGACCGAGGTCCCGCTCGACTATCCGCCGGGGAAAGGGTCCCGCTATCAGAGCATGGGCTATCTCGTGCTCGGAAGGCTGATTGAGCAGCTGTCCGGAGAACCTCTTCCTGAGTTCGTCCGACGGACGATCTTCGAACCCCTGCAGATGCACAACACATTTCTGGGGGCGGCTGAGGGGCCGCAGCGATCAGCTGTTCTGCGGCGTGTCATCGACGTTCAGCTCCCACGCGAACAGGCAGATTGTTCCGGTCACTGGAACTCCGACTACTGGCGAAGTCTCGGTGCGCCTTGGGGAGGAATGCTTTCAACGCCGTCGGATGTACTGACGTTTTGCCGGGAAATGCTGGCCTGTTATCACGGGACAGGCAAGCTTTTGAGTTCGGCATCGGTTCGGGAAATGTGTGCCCCGCAACTCGAGTTCTTCGAAGAGATGCCGAAACGCGAACGCCGATTTCGCAGCTGGGGGCTCGGCTGGCGCCACAACTGGAAGTCGCATGCCGAGACGTTCGGCGATTGCCTCCCGCCCCTGGTGGTTGGTCACTGGGGGGCAACCGGCTGCCTGATGTGGATCGACATGCAGGCGGAATCGGCCGCGGTCATTTGCACGACTGTTCCGAGTAGCGAGTCCCGTTCTCAACTGGTCCGGCTTTCCAACCTCGTGCACACGGCGGTTCAGCAGTCTCAGGCTCACCGACAACTAACGACCTGA
- a CDS encoding SGNH/GDSL hydrolase family protein, with the protein MGSSANVQRRSFLQSTVAAGAAGLFLTGRESTAAEKSSKNPAIQPGTTILFQGDSITDAGRKRDQADTPNKQPGLGNGYAWMAAASMLTGPQGSSLTIYNRGISGNKVHQLAERWDEDCLDLKPNVLSILIGVNDIWHRLNGKYDGTVKTYEDDYRALLQRTKEALPDVTLVICEPFVLRCGAVNDKWFPEFDKFRASAAKLAKEFETVWVPFQSVFDEAVQYAPPEHWAGDGVHPSSFGASLMASSWLRAVQNA; encoded by the coding sequence ATGGGATCTTCAGCGAATGTGCAGCGACGGTCGTTTCTTCAGTCAACAGTAGCAGCTGGAGCAGCCGGTCTGTTTCTGACGGGGCGCGAGAGCACGGCTGCCGAGAAATCGTCGAAGAACCCGGCCATCCAGCCGGGAACGACAATTCTCTTTCAGGGAGATTCGATTACCGACGCTGGTCGCAAACGGGACCAGGCGGACACTCCGAACAAGCAGCCGGGCCTGGGCAACGGTTATGCCTGGATGGCGGCAGCTTCCATGCTGACCGGTCCCCAGGGAAGTTCGTTGACGATCTACAATCGCGGGATCAGCGGGAATAAGGTCCATCAGCTGGCCGAACGGTGGGATGAGGATTGCCTGGATCTCAAGCCGAACGTGTTGAGCATTCTGATCGGCGTGAACGATATCTGGCACCGTCTCAACGGTAAGTACGACGGCACGGTGAAGACGTACGAGGACGACTATCGGGCATTGCTGCAGCGGACGAAAGAAGCGTTGCCGGACGTCACGCTGGTTATCTGCGAACCGTTTGTACTGCGATGTGGCGCGGTGAACGACAAGTGGTTCCCGGAATTCGACAAGTTCCGGGCCTCGGCCGCGAAACTGGCCAAAGAGTTCGAGACCGTCTGGGTTCCGTTCCAGTCGGTGTTTGACGAAGCGGTTCAGTATGCTCCGCCGGAACATTGGGCGGGAGACGGAGTGCATCCCAGTTCCTTCGGCGCTTCGCTCATGGCTTCGTCATGGCTGCGGGCCGTTCAGAACGCCTGA
- a CDS encoding TIGR01777 family oxidoreductase: protein MRFTKTLRLAVPAQFAFDWHAQPGTLRRLLPPWEKITIHSAAEGIRDGARVVMSVPVGPFRKRWVAEHTGYQEGREFTDIQISGPFKSWRHRHLFQPIDDSCCELVDEIDYELPLGPLGKTGASFARRQLEQMFEYRHARTAAEIETHYRWRDKPRMRVLVSGSTGLIGTTLVSFLRSGGHEVVRLVRDRDAAEDNPHAIFWDIKEGEIDRLELEGFDAVVHLAGAGIADHRWTTAYKDTIKESRVKSTKLLAAMLSTLNQKPKVLISISATGFYGDRGDEVLTEDSQSGIGFLPEVARAWESAADPARTAGIRVVHPRLGLVITPTGGALQKMLTPFKMGLGGVVGSGRQFWSSISIHDVVGAIHYAMMQERLQGPVNLVMPEEITNRHFTKTLGRVLNRPTICPVPSFGVKLAMGELGDTLLIDSARVRPVKLLGHGYEFQTGTLEETLRQVLGRL from the coding sequence GTGCGCTTCACGAAGACACTCCGTCTGGCCGTTCCCGCTCAGTTTGCCTTCGACTGGCACGCCCAGCCAGGAACGCTGCGCCGTCTGCTTCCGCCATGGGAGAAGATTACGATTCACTCGGCTGCCGAGGGAATCCGTGACGGTGCTCGCGTAGTCATGTCGGTGCCGGTGGGGCCATTTCGGAAGCGATGGGTCGCCGAACATACAGGCTATCAGGAGGGGCGAGAGTTTACCGACATCCAGATTTCGGGCCCCTTCAAGTCGTGGCGACATCGGCATCTCTTCCAGCCGATCGACGACAGTTGCTGTGAGCTGGTCGACGAGATCGACTACGAGCTGCCGCTGGGGCCGCTGGGAAAAACGGGAGCGTCTTTCGCCCGCAGGCAGCTGGAACAGATGTTCGAGTACCGGCACGCCAGGACTGCGGCGGAGATTGAAACGCACTATCGGTGGCGAGACAAACCTCGAATGAGAGTGCTGGTTTCCGGCTCCACCGGACTGATTGGCACGACGCTGGTTTCCTTCCTGCGGTCTGGCGGGCACGAGGTTGTCCGACTGGTTCGGGACCGCGACGCAGCCGAGGACAACCCGCATGCCATCTTCTGGGACATCAAGGAAGGCGAGATCGATCGGCTCGAACTGGAAGGCTTCGATGCGGTCGTGCATCTGGCTGGAGCGGGGATCGCTGATCATCGCTGGACCACGGCCTACAAAGACACGATCAAAGAGAGCCGTGTCAAATCGACAAAGTTGCTCGCTGCGATGCTCTCGACGTTGAATCAGAAGCCGAAAGTCTTGATCTCCATATCTGCCACCGGCTTCTACGGAGACCGGGGCGACGAGGTTCTCACCGAGGATTCGCAGTCCGGAATCGGGTTTCTGCCGGAGGTGGCCCGAGCATGGGAATCGGCGGCTGATCCCGCTCGGACGGCTGGCATACGAGTGGTTCATCCCCGTCTCGGGCTTGTCATCACGCCCACCGGCGGTGCGCTGCAGAAGATGCTGACTCCGTTCAAGATGGGGCTCGGCGGCGTCGTCGGTTCCGGCAGGCAATTCTGGAGTTCGATTTCAATCCACGACGTCGTGGGAGCAATTCATTACGCGATGATGCAAGAGAGACTCCAGGGGCCGGTCAATCTCGTGATGCCAGAAGAGATCACCAATCGGCACTTCACGAAGACGCTCGGACGGGTCCTCAACCGTCCGACCATTTGCCCGGTCCCCTCCTTTGGGGTCAAGCTTGCCATGGGCGAACTGGGGGACACGCTGCTGATCGACAGTGCCCGCGTCCGTCCGGTCAAACTGCTGGGACACGGTTACGAGTTTCAGACCGGAACGCTGGAAGAAACTCTGCGACAAGTCCTGGGACGATTGTAG
- a CDS encoding SDR family NAD(P)-dependent oxidoreductase — translation MPRWPGIDQFQLKGKVAIVTGGSKGLGEAMAAGLASAGANLLLISRNAEEIRQAADRIADEYPIKAIGMAVDVTKSHEVSEIVPRCLKEFGRIDILVNNAGINIRGAIDELTFEEFRKVQDVNVDSLWRCAREVIPVMKEQNSGRIINLASTLGLVGLANRTPYATSKGAVVQFTRSLALEVAPHQITVNAICPGPFLTPMNEPIADTEEAKKYIIGAVALDRWGQMHEIQGAAIFLASPASSYVTGSMLTVDGGWTAR, via the coding sequence ATGCCTCGCTGGCCTGGTATCGATCAGTTCCAACTCAAAGGGAAAGTCGCGATCGTCACGGGGGGCTCCAAAGGCCTGGGGGAAGCGATGGCGGCTGGCCTGGCTTCGGCGGGAGCCAATCTGCTGCTGATCAGCCGGAACGCCGAGGAAATTCGGCAGGCGGCTGACCGCATTGCAGACGAGTATCCAATCAAAGCCATCGGCATGGCCGTCGATGTGACGAAGTCCCACGAAGTTTCTGAGATCGTCCCCCGCTGCCTCAAAGAATTCGGACGGATCGACATTCTGGTCAACAACGCCGGCATCAACATTCGCGGCGCGATCGACGAACTCACATTCGAGGAATTCCGGAAAGTGCAGGACGTCAATGTCGACAGTCTCTGGCGCTGCGCCCGCGAAGTGATTCCCGTTATGAAGGAGCAGAACTCCGGGCGGATTATCAATCTGGCCAGCACGCTGGGACTGGTGGGTCTCGCCAACCGAACGCCCTACGCAACGAGTAAAGGAGCCGTGGTTCAGTTCACCCGCTCGCTGGCTCTTGAGGTTGCCCCGCACCAAATCACCGTCAACGCGATCTGCCCCGGCCCTTTTCTGACGCCGATGAATGAGCCCATCGCCGATACCGAAGAAGCCAAGAAATACATCATCGGAGCCGTCGCGCTCGATCGCTGGGGCCAGATGCACGAGATTCAGGGAGCGGCGATCTTTCTAGCCAGCCCGGCGTCGAGTTATGTTACAGGAAGTATGCTGACGGTCGATGGGGGCTGGACGGCTCGCTAG
- the nadB gene encoding L-aspartate oxidase, with the protein MNTELTLPLSRRYLVHFNPKRIPHAFTDVLVIGGGIAGMRAALSVDRKLETTILTKGRVEVSNSWKAQGGIAGVFDPSDHVSNHARDTIAAGKGLCDVKTVEEITEAAPDVVRELIALGANFDEVGGTLALTQEGGHSHRRIIHALGDATGREIMRAMIERVKTHTDCQIWEETFTIDLLTLNGACVGALVWNPHHGKTFIWAKQTILATGGAGRLYRETTNPEIATGDGHSIAFRAGAVLRDMEMMQFHPTVLYIAGGSRHLISEAVRGEGAHLVDANGYRFMQDYDSAGELAPRDVVSRAITAQMDKTRHSSVYLDLRHLDRSLVADRFPNIAEVCRKFGLDLAVDLIPVRPGAHYMIGGVVIDHEGRTSLPGLWAAGEVTSSGLHGANRLASNSLLEGLYHGRAAGAAASHEAHNIADHFCAMPIRDDGMDKSDEQTDLDLTDVRNSLMSLMWRQAGIRRDREGLTDALKQVEFWDRYVSGQEFDNVDGWSLQNMLLVARLMLTSALEREESRGVHYRTDFPDAIDQHARHINVNIDREYPIRPDNTP; encoded by the coding sequence TTGAATACTGAGCTTACTCTCCCTCTGTCTCGACGATATCTCGTCCACTTTAATCCGAAACGCATCCCTCATGCGTTTACGGACGTGCTCGTCATCGGCGGCGGCATCGCAGGCATGCGAGCCGCACTCAGCGTCGATCGAAAGCTCGAGACCACCATCCTCACCAAAGGACGGGTCGAAGTCTCCAATAGCTGGAAGGCCCAGGGAGGTATCGCCGGCGTTTTCGACCCGAGCGATCACGTGTCCAATCATGCCCGGGACACCATCGCGGCCGGGAAAGGGCTTTGCGATGTTAAAACCGTCGAAGAGATCACCGAGGCGGCTCCTGACGTCGTTCGCGAGTTGATCGCCCTCGGGGCGAACTTCGATGAAGTCGGCGGGACTCTGGCACTCACTCAGGAAGGCGGGCACAGTCACCGCCGGATCATTCATGCCCTCGGCGATGCCACCGGCCGGGAGATCATGCGGGCCATGATCGAACGCGTGAAAACCCACACCGACTGTCAGATCTGGGAAGAAACTTTCACCATCGATCTGCTCACCCTCAACGGCGCCTGCGTCGGCGCCCTGGTGTGGAATCCCCATCACGGCAAGACGTTCATCTGGGCCAAGCAAACCATTCTGGCAACGGGCGGAGCAGGGCGGCTGTACCGGGAAACGACAAATCCGGAAATCGCCACCGGGGATGGACACTCAATCGCCTTCCGGGCGGGAGCCGTCCTTCGGGATATGGAAATGATGCAGTTCCATCCGACCGTTCTCTACATCGCCGGGGGATCGCGACATCTGATCTCCGAAGCCGTGCGCGGTGAAGGAGCCCATCTGGTCGATGCGAACGGCTACCGGTTTATGCAGGATTACGACTCCGCCGGCGAACTTGCTCCCCGTGATGTTGTCAGCCGAGCCATCACCGCTCAAATGGACAAGACGCGGCACTCGTCTGTCTATCTCGACCTGAGACATCTCGATCGGTCGCTGGTTGCCGATCGCTTCCCCAATATTGCGGAAGTCTGCCGAAAGTTCGGTCTCGATCTGGCTGTCGATTTGATCCCGGTACGCCCAGGCGCTCATTACATGATCGGCGGCGTCGTCATCGATCATGAAGGGCGGACCTCTCTGCCTGGCCTGTGGGCCGCCGGCGAAGTCACCTCCAGTGGACTCCACGGAGCCAATCGCCTCGCTTCGAACAGTCTGCTCGAAGGTCTATATCATGGGCGAGCCGCTGGAGCCGCGGCTTCACACGAGGCACACAACATTGCCGATCATTTCTGCGCGATGCCCATCCGCGACGACGGGATGGACAAGTCGGACGAACAGACCGATCTCGACCTGACCGACGTGCGAAACTCGCTGATGAGTCTGATGTGGCGACAGGCGGGCATTCGCCGCGATCGGGAAGGGCTGACCGATGCCCTGAAACAGGTCGAGTTCTGGGACCGCTATGTCTCCGGCCAGGAATTCGACAACGTCGACGGCTGGTCGCTACAGAATATGCTGCTGGTCGCCCGACTGATGCTGACGTCGGCTCTGGAACGGGAAGAATCACGCGGCGTCCATTACCGCACCGACTTTCCCGACGCCATAGATCAACACGCACGACACATCAATGTGAATATTGATCGCGAGTATCCCATACGACCTGATAACACCCCGTAG
- a CDS encoding SDR family oxidoreductase — MSDKSASYLQQLFGLDGKTAVVIGGTGVLGGAICDCLAAAGAYVIVAGRSEESGNARVEALKEAGGAGEFAAVDVSSRESVQALLDQCVSSGHAPDILVNGAGVNAATPFLDIPDEEWDRIFNINLGSVRVASQTFAKHWLDEDRQGSIINIASMSALIPLSRVFTYSASKAAVLNLTKNLAREWAEQGIRVNAISPGFFPAEQNKKVLTPDRVSSIMKHTPANRFGEPQELAGAVLLLASDHAGSFITGENLVVDGGFSSMTI; from the coding sequence ATGAGCGACAAGTCTGCTTCTTATCTGCAACAGCTGTTCGGTCTCGATGGAAAAACTGCGGTCGTCATTGGCGGCACCGGAGTTCTCGGCGGAGCGATCTGCGATTGTCTGGCAGCAGCCGGGGCCTATGTGATTGTCGCTGGTCGTTCTGAGGAATCAGGGAACGCCCGCGTCGAAGCCCTGAAAGAGGCAGGCGGAGCAGGAGAATTCGCAGCCGTCGATGTCAGCTCGCGCGAATCGGTGCAGGCTCTGCTCGATCAGTGTGTCTCTTCCGGCCACGCTCCCGACATCCTCGTGAATGGTGCCGGCGTCAACGCGGCCACTCCATTCCTCGATATCCCCGATGAAGAATGGGATCGAATTTTCAACATCAATCTCGGCTCCGTTCGCGTCGCCAGTCAGACGTTCGCCAAGCACTGGCTGGACGAAGATCGACAGGGCTCGATCATCAATATTGCTTCGATGTCAGCTCTGATTCCGCTGTCTCGTGTCTTCACCTACTCGGCTTCCAAAGCAGCCGTGCTGAATTTGACGAAGAACCTCGCCCGCGAATGGGCCGAGCAGGGGATCCGCGTGAATGCGATCTCGCCGGGCTTCTTTCCAGCCGAGCAGAACAAGAAGGTGCTCACTCCCGATCGTGTCTCTTCGATCATGAAGCACACCCCGGCCAATCGCTTCGGCGAACCGCAGGAACTGGCCGGAGCCGTGTTGCTGCTGGCGTCCGATCATGCCGGCAGCTTCATCACCGGTGAGAATCTCGTGGTCGATGGCGGCTTCTCGTCGATGACAATCTGA
- a CDS encoding menaquinone biosynthesis family protein: protein MADDKILIQVGHSPDPDDAFMFHALANDKIDTGRYRFTHVLQDIETLNQRAFRSELELTAVSLHGYAYLTDKYALCACGASMGDKYGPMVVAREPMAIEDLKGKTIAIPGKLTTAYLALQLLIGQDANFVEHPFDEILNLVEQGKVDAGLIIHEGQLTYGTQGLSLVVDLGVWWYEDTGLPLPLGGNAIRRDLGQEVMEEVTAYLKQSIEYGLAHRKDALAHAMKYGRDLDTELTDKFVGMYVNDWTLDFGETGRKAVATLLKRGYDQGIIDHPVDLEFIG from the coding sequence ATGGCGGATGACAAAATCCTGATTCAGGTCGGCCACAGTCCCGATCCCGACGATGCGTTCATGTTCCACGCGCTGGCCAACGACAAAATCGACACCGGCCGGTACCGCTTTACGCATGTTCTGCAGGACATCGAAACACTGAATCAGCGAGCCTTCCGCAGCGAGCTCGAACTGACCGCAGTCAGTCTTCACGGATACGCCTACCTGACTGACAAATACGCTCTGTGTGCCTGCGGAGCCAGCATGGGTGACAAATACGGCCCGATGGTCGTCGCCCGCGAACCGATGGCGATTGAAGATCTCAAAGGCAAGACGATCGCGATCCCCGGAAAGCTGACCACAGCCTATCTCGCTCTCCAGTTGCTCATCGGGCAGGATGCGAACTTTGTCGAACATCCCTTCGATGAAATCCTGAATCTCGTCGAGCAGGGTAAGGTCGACGCCGGTCTGATCATTCACGAAGGTCAGCTGACTTACGGAACGCAGGGCCTCTCACTGGTCGTCGATCTTGGCGTCTGGTGGTACGAAGATACCGGACTTCCTCTTCCCCTCGGTGGCAATGCCATTCGTCGCGACCTGGGACAGGAAGTGATGGAAGAAGTCACGGCCTATCTGAAGCAGAGCATCGAATACGGCCTGGCTCATCGCAAAGATGCTCTCGCACATGCGATGAAATACGGTCGCGATCTCGACACGGAACTGACCGATAAATTCGTCGGCATGTACGTGAACGACTGGACGCTCGACTTCGGCGAAACCGGCCGCAAAGCCGTCGCCACGCTGCTGAAGCGAGGTTACGACCAGGGCATTATCGATCATCCAGTCGATCTCGAGTTCATCGGCTGA